A single genomic interval of Rhododendron vialii isolate Sample 1 chromosome 3a, ASM3025357v1 harbors:
- the LOC131318510 gene encoding uncharacterized protein LOC131318510 isoform X1, with the protein MLRIPATPMGILMGTTLVICCCGLMSVAEGKTYVKYRDPKQPLNARIKDLMRRMSLEEKIGQMVQIERSVASAEVMKNYFIGSVLSGGGSGPAKHASAKRWIKMVNKFQKGSMSTRLGIPMIYGIDAVHGHNNVYKATIFPHNIGLGATRDPELVKKIGAATALEVRATGIHYAFAPCIAVCRDPRWGRCYESYSEDPKIVEAMTEIIPGLQGEIPVNYRKGVPFVAGKTKVAACAKHYVGDGGTTEGINSNNTITSWHGLLTTHMPPYYHSIIKGVATIMVSYSSLNGEKMHANRNLVTGFLKNTLHFRGFVISDMEGIDFITSPPHANYTYSIQAGIQAGIDMVMVPFNYTEFIDGLTMMVKKRIITMSRIDDAVRRILRVKFVMGLFENPFADRSLANQLGRLEHRKLAREAVRKSLVLLKNGVSADKPLLPLPKKASKILVAGSHADNLGYQCGGWTMEWQGVSGNNLTTGTTILTAIKRTVDPTTDVVHKENPSSHYVKSGEFSYAIVVVGEHPYAETNGDSLNLTIPYPGPSTIRNVCGSLKCVVIIISGRPVVIQPHLASIDALIAAWLPGTEGQGVADVLFGDYGFTGKLPITWFKTADQLPMNVEDTHYDPLFPFGHGLSTKPTGGNY; encoded by the exons ATGCTGAGGATTCCCGCAACTCCAATGGGTATTCTCATGGGAACAACTCTTGTAATCTGCTGCTGCGGATTAATGTCTGTAGCTGAGGGAAAAACGTACGTGAAATACAGAGATCCCAAACAACCACTGAATGCAAGAATCAAGGACCTAATGAGGAGGATGAGCTTGGAGGAGAAGATTGGCCAGATGGTGCAGATTGAGCGCAGCGTTGCGTCGGCCGAGGTCATGAAGAACTACTTCATCG gaaGTGTACTGAGTGGCGGTGGGAGTGGTCCGGCTAAGCATGCTTCGGCTAAAAGGTGGATCAAGATGGTGAACAAATTCCAGAAGGGTTCGATGTCAACTCGACTAGGAATCCCTATGATTTATGGGATTGACGCTGTTCACGGTCACAACAATGTTTACAAGGCAACAATATTCCCTCACAATATTGGGCTTGGAGCTACAAG GGACCCTGAACTAGTCAAGAAAATTGGGGCTGCTACTGCTTTGGAAGTTAGAGCTACAGGCATCCATTATGCTTTTGCACCATGTATAGCG GTCTGCAGAGATCCAAGATGGGGACGGTGCTATGAAAGCTATAGTGAAGATCCCAAGATTGTTGAAGCGATGACTGAGATTATACCCGGATTACAAGGAGAAATTCCTGTTAATTATCGGAAAGGTGTCCCCTTTGTCGCTGGCAA AACAAAGGTTGCTGCATGTGCTAAACACTACGTGGGTGATGGAGGCACGACAGAAGGCATCAATTCCAATAACACAATTACAAGCTGGCATGGATTGCTAACAACTCACATGCCGCCCTACTACCACTCCATCATCAAAGGTGTGGCGACCATTATGGTCTCTTACTCCAGCTTGAATGGCGAAAAAATGCACGCTAACCGCAATCTGGTTACCGGTTTCCTCAAGAACACCCTTCATTTCAGA GGTTTTGTCATTTCAGATATGGAGGGGATCGACTTTATAACTAGTCCACCTCATGCTAACTACACTTACTCCATCCAAGCTGGAATTCAAGCTGGCATTGACATG GTTATGGTTCCCTTCAACTACACTGAATTTATTGATGGTCTAACGATGATGGTTAAGAAGAGGATCATAACCATGAGCCGAATCGATGATGCAGTGAGGAGGATTTTAAGGGTGAAGTTTGTGATGGGTCTGTTTGAAAACCCATTCGCTGATCGTAGTCTTGCCAACCAGCTAGGACGTCTG GAACACAGAAAACTAGCTAGGGAAGCAGTGAGAAAATCTCTTGTGCTGCTGAAGAATGGTGTATCCGCAGACAAGCCATTGTTGCCGCTTCCAAAAAAGGCGTCAAAAATACTTGTTGCAGGAAGCCATGCTGATAATCTTGGCTACCAGTGTGGTGGGTGGACAATGGAGTGGCAGGGAGTGAGTGGCAATAACCTTACAACTG GTACGACAATCCTAACTGCTATAAAACGGACCGTTGATCCAACAACAGATGTCGTCCACAAAGAGAACCCCAGCTCTCACTATGTCAAGTCCGGTGAATTCTCCTACGCAATTGTTGTGGTAGGAGAGCACCCATACGCTGAGACAAACGGCGACAGCTTGAATTTGACGATCCCTTACCCTGGTCCAAGCACCATTAGAAACGTTTGTGGGTCTTTGAAATGTGTTGTTATCATTATCAGTGGCCGTCCTGTTGTAATTCAACCGCATCTTGCCTCGATTGATGCCCTCATAGCTGCTTGGCTTCCGGGTACTGAAGGCCAAGGTGTTGCTGATGTTTTATTCGGAGACTATGGTTTCACCGGCAAGCTTCCAATCACTTGGTTCAAGACTGCTGATCAGCTCCCAATGAATGTTGAGGATACCCACTATGATCCTCTCTTTCCATTTGGACATGGACTCTCCACCAAACCAACCGGAGGAAACTATTAG
- the LOC131318510 gene encoding uncharacterized protein LOC131318510 isoform X2, with translation MLRIPATPMGILMGTTLVICCCGLMSVAEGKTYVKYRDPKQPLNARIKDLMRRMSLEEKIGQMVQIERSVASAEVMKNYFIGSVLSGGGSGPAKHASAKRWIKMVNKFQKGSMSTRLGIPMIYGIDAVHGHNNVYKATIFPHNIGLGATRDPELVKKIGAATALEVRATGIHYAFAPCIAVCRDPRWGRCYESYSEDPKIVEAMTEIIPGLQGEIPVNYRKGVPFVAGKTKVAACAKHYVGDGGTTEGINSNNTITSWHGLLTTHMPPYYHSIIKGVATIMVSYSSLNGEKMHANRNLVTGFLKNTLHFRGFVISDMEGIDFITSPPHANYTYSIQAGIQAGIDMVMVPFNYTEFIDGLTMMVKKRIITMSRIDDAVRRILRVKFVMGLFENPFADRSLANQLGRLEHRKLAREAVRKSLVLLKNGVSADKPLLPLPKKASKILVAGSHADNLGYQCGGWTMEWQGVSGNNLTTGKLITTLPMEYYLSYFFPIFSHRN, from the exons ATGCTGAGGATTCCCGCAACTCCAATGGGTATTCTCATGGGAACAACTCTTGTAATCTGCTGCTGCGGATTAATGTCTGTAGCTGAGGGAAAAACGTACGTGAAATACAGAGATCCCAAACAACCACTGAATGCAAGAATCAAGGACCTAATGAGGAGGATGAGCTTGGAGGAGAAGATTGGCCAGATGGTGCAGATTGAGCGCAGCGTTGCGTCGGCCGAGGTCATGAAGAACTACTTCATCG gaaGTGTACTGAGTGGCGGTGGGAGTGGTCCGGCTAAGCATGCTTCGGCTAAAAGGTGGATCAAGATGGTGAACAAATTCCAGAAGGGTTCGATGTCAACTCGACTAGGAATCCCTATGATTTATGGGATTGACGCTGTTCACGGTCACAACAATGTTTACAAGGCAACAATATTCCCTCACAATATTGGGCTTGGAGCTACAAG GGACCCTGAACTAGTCAAGAAAATTGGGGCTGCTACTGCTTTGGAAGTTAGAGCTACAGGCATCCATTATGCTTTTGCACCATGTATAGCG GTCTGCAGAGATCCAAGATGGGGACGGTGCTATGAAAGCTATAGTGAAGATCCCAAGATTGTTGAAGCGATGACTGAGATTATACCCGGATTACAAGGAGAAATTCCTGTTAATTATCGGAAAGGTGTCCCCTTTGTCGCTGGCAA AACAAAGGTTGCTGCATGTGCTAAACACTACGTGGGTGATGGAGGCACGACAGAAGGCATCAATTCCAATAACACAATTACAAGCTGGCATGGATTGCTAACAACTCACATGCCGCCCTACTACCACTCCATCATCAAAGGTGTGGCGACCATTATGGTCTCTTACTCCAGCTTGAATGGCGAAAAAATGCACGCTAACCGCAATCTGGTTACCGGTTTCCTCAAGAACACCCTTCATTTCAGA GGTTTTGTCATTTCAGATATGGAGGGGATCGACTTTATAACTAGTCCACCTCATGCTAACTACACTTACTCCATCCAAGCTGGAATTCAAGCTGGCATTGACATG GTTATGGTTCCCTTCAACTACACTGAATTTATTGATGGTCTAACGATGATGGTTAAGAAGAGGATCATAACCATGAGCCGAATCGATGATGCAGTGAGGAGGATTTTAAGGGTGAAGTTTGTGATGGGTCTGTTTGAAAACCCATTCGCTGATCGTAGTCTTGCCAACCAGCTAGGACGTCTG GAACACAGAAAACTAGCTAGGGAAGCAGTGAGAAAATCTCTTGTGCTGCTGAAGAATGGTGTATCCGCAGACAAGCCATTGTTGCCGCTTCCAAAAAAGGCGTCAAAAATACTTGTTGCAGGAAGCCATGCTGATAATCTTGGCTACCAGTGTGGTGGGTGGACAATGGAGTGGCAGGGAGTGAGTGGCAATAACCTTACAACTGGTAAACTGATAACCACACTCCCtat ggagtactatctAAGCTACTTCTTCCCTATTTTCTCCCACCGGAACTGA
- the LOC131318511 gene encoding uncharacterized protein LOC131318511 — protein sequence MLCNLTITIICNQTRRITIEMEDKPESAVKGGEYGEKQELHLKVETDKEEIKELKKKEEEKKIDKDEKVKKNEKEGKKVLEKECEDSMDGEQKGHGAVKSPEKEEKKKEKKDKDKGKEKKKKDDGGDSEEGEKVKEKEDNKKKKKKEKKDKSGESDDKEDIKVEKKEEGEKGKEKEEKKKKKKDGESDDKEDIKVEKKEKKKKDKDSKEEHDETMKCKEGELSVDEAEKPKHGKEEMHEEKAKKKKKHEDYDDKHEAKKDKEEKKGKEMKSKDKEQVEGESNEETEEEMGKEGKKEKKKKDKEKKHKKKHEDDAEEGKCEDKVTSREIEIQENGQGLEGKAEGRKEEGNGGEKKKPKDDDKTEGKNKEKKQHKQKKIEGKEDLEEEFNEETGEEKEKVKDDKEKRDEKKHKDGIDAEVLSKDIVKEENVKDSEGEVEGKHKERGKKCKGKKVKDKVDKGEKKRKLEGKYKGKELGKLKSKLEKINGKIESLLEKKEDIMKLIKEAENESQVNGEKPKVTEQTNAEAA from the exons ATGCTATGTAATTTGACAATTACT ATCATTTGCAATCAAACAAGAAGGATCACCATAGAAATGGAAGACAAACCCGAATCTGCTGTTAAGGGAGGAGAGTATGGGGAGAAGCAAGAACTTCACCTCAAAGTTGAGACAGATAAAGAGGAAATAAAAGAGttgaagaaaaaggaggaggagaagaagattgACAAGGATGAAAAGGTTAAAAAGAATGAGAAAGAGGGGAAAAAGGTGTTGGAAAAAGAATGCGAGGATAGTATGGATGGAGAGCAGAAGGGGCATGGAGCCGTAAAATCCccggaaaaagaagaaaagaagaaagagaaaaaagacaaagacaagggaaaagaaaagaagaagaaagatgatgGCGGGGACTCAGAGGAAGGGGAGAAagtgaaagagaaagaggacaataagaagaagaagaagaaggagaagaaggataAATCAGGTGAATCGGATGACAAAGAAGATATAAAGGTGGAGAAAAAAGAGGAAGgggagaaagggaaagagaaagaggaaaagaagaagaagaagaaggatggtGAATCGGATGACAAAGAAGATATAAAGGtggagaaaaaagagaaaaagaagaaagacaaGGACTCAAAGGAGGAGCACGACGAAACAATGAAATGCAAAGAGGGAGAGCTGAGTGTCGACGAGGCAGAGAAACCCAAACACGGAAAGGAAGAGATGCATGAAGAgaaagcaaagaagaaaaagaagcatgAAGACTACGATGATAAGCATGAAGCGAAGAAAGACAAGGAAGagaagaagggaaaagaaatgaagagtAAAGACAAAGAGCAGGTAGAGGGAGAATCCAACGAGGAAACAGAAGAGGAGATGGGAAAAGAAggtaaaaaagagaagaagaagaaagataagGAGAAGAAACACAAGAAGAAGCACGAAGATGATGCTGAGGAGGGGAAGTGTGAGGATAAAGTTACGTCAAGGGAGATTGAAATACAGGAAAATGGGCAGGGGTTGGAGGGGAAAGCAGAGGGtaggaaagaagaaggaaatggtGGTGAGAAAAAGAAGCCCAAAGATGATGACAAAACTGAAGGAAAGAACAAAGAGAAGAAGCAGCATAAGCAGAAAAAGATTGAAGGCAAAGAGGATTTAGAGGAAGAATTCAACGAGGAAACCGGAGAAGAGAAGGAGAAAGTAAAAGATGACAAGGAGAAACGAGATGAGAAGAAACACAAGGATGGCATAGACGCCGAAGTTCTGTCAAAGGACATTGTGAAGGAAGAAAATGTGAAGGACTCTGAGGGGGAAGTGGAAGGGAAGCacaaagagagagggaaaaaatgcAAGGGTAAGAAAGTCAAGGACAAGGTTGACAAGggggagaagaagaggaaactTGAGGGAAAATACAAGGGGAAGGAACTTGGCAAGCTTAAAAGTAAACTAGAGAAAATCAATGGGAAAATCGAATCGCTCCtggagaaaaaagaagacatcATGAAACTGATTAAAGAGGCTGAGAATGAGAGTCAGGTCAATGGAGAGAAGCCCAAAGTTACTGAACAAACAAATGCCGAGGCGGCGTAG
- the LOC131318516 gene encoding syntaxin-132-like → MNDLLSGSFEIPRGQPTGGDLEMGTQRPMNSGELGLDNFFKQVQEIEKQYEKLNKLLKKLQDAHEESKAVTKAAAMKAIKQRMEKDVDEVGKVARSIKSKIEELDRENLANRQKPGCGKGSGVDRSRTATTVALKKKFKDKMSEFQTLRESIHQEYREVVERRVYTVTGTRADEETIDHLIETGDSEQIFQKAIREQGRGQIMDTLAEIQERHDAVREVERKLLELQQIFMDMAVLVDAQGDLLDNIESQVSSAVDHVQSGNTALQNAKKLQRNSRKWMCIAILILLIIIAIVVVGVIKPWQSNKGA, encoded by the exons ATGAACGACCTCTTATCG GGTTCTTTTGAGATCCCTCGAGGGCAGCCTACTGGTGGAGATCTTGAAATGGGAACACAACGTCCAATGAATTCAGGAGAACTGGGCCTAGATAACTTCTTTAAGCAG gttcaagaGATTGAGAAACAATACGAGAAGCTGAATAAGCTACTCAAAAAGCTCCAG GATGCCCATGAGGAATCAAAGGCTGTAACCAAAGCTGCTGCCATGAAAG CAATCAAGCAGAGAATGGAGAAAGACGTTGATGAAGTTGGAAAAGTTGCCCGTTCTATTAAATCAAAGATAGAGGAGCTTGACAGAGAA AATTTAGCCAACAGGCAGAAGCCTGGATGTGGAAAAGGATCAGGTGTTGACCGATCGAGAACAGCGACAACAGT TGCCTTGAAAAAGAAGTTTAAAGACAAAATGTCTGAATTTCAG actTTAAGGGAAAGCATCCACCAAGAGTATCGAGAGGTTGTTGAAAGGCGAGTTTATACAG TAACGGGCACCAGAGCCGATGAAGAG ACAATTGATCACTTAATAGAGACAGGGGATAGCGAACAGATTTTCCAGAAAGCAATCAGGGAACAAGGACGAGGCCAG ATAATGGACACCCTAGCAGAAATACAAGAACGCCACGATGCAGTTAGAGAGGTTGAGAGGAAGCTTCTTGAGTTGCAGCAG ATATTTATGGACATGGCGGTGCTGGTGGATGCACAGGGGGACTTGCTCGACAACATAGAATCACAG gtatCAAGTGCAGTTGACCATGTCCAATCTGGGAATACTGCTCTGCAGAATGCGAAAAAATTACAAAGGAACTCAAGGAAATGGATGTGCATTGCTATTCTCATCCTTCTTATCATCATTGCCATCGTTGTCGTGGGCGTGATCAAGCCATGGCAGAGCAACAAGGGTGCCTAA